Proteins from a genomic interval of Bdellovibrio sp. GT3:
- a CDS encoding O-antigen ligase family protein, with translation MSERHKSTIVSILVVSCIGAALVSWRIFDALIVIFALVMMSFYTKDMRKWIREKRFSGPGKFTNWLIPIWLIAVTLSYATQQSFGQDQLDDILSFRWMLALFLFVWAGTKITFSKRFLTSVFSSICIFLIAGLLWQFIILPTISPSVQLDTRFIGFFHNANHYGLAVGILFSFTAGILTLSIVQNASIRTSAAALLISGICTFGSQTRSSWLGIGLAILFILIIFKRNKRITYPLIACAVVTTLVFAFDIGPLKSRLLYAFDSSGTSSTGIRMDLWKANIQIFKEHWIFGAGYYENIRLLPEYFKKLNINQTFIGHAHNQYLQVLAGTGIVGFVVYLAFFAKYLRFFWLKFTQLKDTNSMQISFASILVLITFLAQSLTECPFNLREPRSIMIILLGTTYGYLSKLSPES, from the coding sequence ATGTCGGAACGCCATAAATCAACAATAGTTTCTATTCTTGTTGTCAGCTGTATTGGTGCTGCATTGGTATCTTGGCGCATTTTTGATGCTTTGATTGTCATATTTGCTCTAGTTATGATGAGCTTTTACACAAAGGATATGCGCAAATGGATACGCGAAAAAAGATTCTCTGGTCCCGGAAAGTTTACAAATTGGCTTATTCCGATTTGGCTTATTGCGGTAACGCTTAGTTATGCTACCCAGCAAAGTTTTGGCCAAGATCAACTAGATGATATCTTGAGTTTTAGATGGATGCTTGCTTTATTTCTGTTCGTTTGGGCTGGCACTAAAATTACTTTTTCAAAAAGATTTCTCACTTCAGTCTTTAGCTCAATATGTATTTTTTTAATTGCAGGACTACTGTGGCAATTTATTATTTTGCCTACAATTTCACCGTCAGTTCAACTCGACACTCGTTTTATTGGTTTTTTTCACAATGCAAATCACTACGGCTTAGCAGTTGGAATTCTATTTTCCTTCACCGCGGGCATTCTAACTTTATCCATAGTCCAAAATGCATCAATCCGCACATCTGCTGCAGCCTTACTTATATCTGGAATTTGTACATTCGGAAGTCAAACACGTAGTTCCTGGCTTGGTATTGGGTTAGCAATCCTCTTCATTTTGATCATATTTAAACGAAATAAACGCATCACGTATCCACTTATAGCATGCGCAGTTGTCACCACACTAGTTTTTGCTTTTGATATTGGACCACTTAAAAGTCGCCTGCTTTACGCTTTCGATTCATCAGGCACTTCTTCAACAGGAATAAGGATGGACCTATGGAAGGCAAACATACAAATTTTTAAAGAACATTGGATTTTCGGTGCAGGTTACTACGAAAATATACGTTTGCTTCCAGAATACTTTAAGAAACTTAATATCAATCAGACATTCATTGGTCATGCCCATAATCAATATTTACAGGTACTTGCTGGTACGGGAATTGTTGGCTTCGTGGTATATCTGGCTTTCTTTGCGAAATACTTGCGCTTTTTCTGGCTAAAGTTCACTCAACTCAAGGATACAAATTCGATGCAAATTTCCTTTGCATCGATTCTCGTATTAATTACCTTCTTAGCCCAATCATTAACAGAATGCCCTTTTAATCTAAGAGAACCCAGAAGTATCATGATAATCTTACTGGGAACAACGTACGGATACCTTTCGAAATTAAGTCCAGAATCATAG
- a CDS encoding N-acetylglucosaminyltransferase, which produces MIYDCFAFFNELDLLEIRLNTLNEVVDKFVLVEATRTFQKKEKPLYFEQNKERFKPFLHKIEHVVVDKYPNFFSKWRVPKTWDYDDHQKEGILYGLKNCKPNDVIIVSDVDEIPRPELVKEYASKPGIKVFQQKLYYYYLNCFIKTYPEPIPLVDGYMPWYGTVMLNYSDIKTIKKTRLYRENRVSTDKITVVPNGGWHFSYLGGAKKVIEKIEAYAHKEHNKDEFKDPNKVEEIIRNGGSLYGDQLDSRFVKIDESFPEYVRTHKAKLGELILE; this is translated from the coding sequence ATGATTTACGATTGCTTTGCTTTTTTTAATGAGCTGGACCTTCTTGAGATTCGTTTAAACACATTGAATGAAGTTGTTGATAAGTTTGTACTGGTTGAAGCCACGCGTACGTTTCAGAAGAAAGAAAAGCCTCTTTACTTCGAACAAAACAAAGAGCGCTTCAAGCCATTCTTGCATAAAATCGAGCACGTTGTTGTTGATAAATATCCAAACTTTTTTTCCAAGTGGCGCGTTCCTAAAACTTGGGATTACGATGATCATCAAAAAGAAGGCATCCTTTATGGACTTAAAAACTGTAAGCCCAATGATGTGATCATTGTTTCCGATGTGGATGAAATTCCACGTCCAGAGCTAGTGAAGGAATATGCTTCGAAACCTGGCATCAAGGTGTTTCAACAAAAGCTTTACTACTACTATTTGAATTGCTTCATTAAGACTTACCCAGAGCCTATCCCATTGGTTGATGGTTATATGCCTTGGTATGGAACGGTTATGCTTAACTACTCCGATATCAAAACAATTAAAAAAACTCGCCTGTACCGTGAAAATCGCGTCAGTACTGATAAAATCACTGTCGTACCTAACGGTGGTTGGCATTTTAGTTATCTAGGCGGGGCGAAAAAGGTTATCGAAAAGATCGAAGCTTACGCTCATAAAGAACACAATAAAGATGAGTTCAAGGATCCTAATAAGGTTGAGGAGATTATCCGTAATGGTGGGAGTCTTTATGGTGATCAATTGGATTCTCGTTTTGTTAAGATTGATGAGAGTTTTCCAGAGTACGTGCGAACCCATAAGGCAAAACTGGGTGAGCTAATTTTGGAGTAG